In Larimichthys crocea isolate SSNF chromosome VI, L_crocea_2.0, whole genome shotgun sequence, one genomic interval encodes:
- the cita gene encoding citron Rho-interacting kinase isoform X7: MLKFKYVSQGSLKTLPSSADPITSRSSRLNQLFQGRLSLCGPQGGCTIGREEFLEALLLLYQECNSPDLMKIHHVANFVNKFSEMVSELQALQPCLHDFEVRAVVGRGRFAEVQVVREKATGDVCALKVMNKTVLRTQENVVFHEEERRILALNSSPWIPQLLYAFQDKEHVYLAMEYLPGGDLMSLLNRYEDQFDESMAQFYLAELVEAIHAVHQLGYVHRDVKPENVLIDRTGHIKLADFGSAARLTSNRTVASPTVPVGTQDFLSPEVLAAMNGGSQSTYGVECDWWSLGVIAYEMIYARSPFAEGTSTKTIHNILNYKRFLKFPEEPRASKQFVDLLQRLLCGAKERLGFQGLRCHSFFSSVDWNNLRQVLPPFVPALHAEDDTSNFEEPEQAAPRPASAAQRGALPVGFRGQDLPFLGWFFSRALTTLAKTESVSAGLNSPAKTNSMEKKLHLKSRELQETQDKCHKMEQEISRFQRKMTDLESVLHQKDVELKASETQRSILEQDLATYITECSSLKRSLEEARVEVSREDDKAMQLLHDIREQSNKLQEIKEQEYHAQLEEMQVTIRQLEEDLSAARRRSDLYEAELRDSRQTSEELKRKAVEYQQRIQKAKEQGKAEVEELLSKLEKTNSEQQVKIQELQDKLSKAVKASTEATELLQNVRQAKERLERDLERLRGKTDSSDTLKRRLRETEQEGRKTLENQVKRLEMVERRENKLKDDIQTKSQQIQQMAEKILELEENLRDAQSTAQRMETQLVQKERLYEDKIKVLEAQMKVDLADKESLEARRAQQEEESRENCKLISEQKATINAMDSKMKNLEQRIAELSEANKLAANSSIYTQKNMKAQEEMISELRQQKFYLESQAGKLEAQNAKLEEHLEKMSQQEQTKRTRLLELESRLREMGLEHEEEKLEIKRQVSELTLSLQERESQISSLQAARLALESQLQQAKTELEETTAEAEEEITALRNHRDEIQRKFDALRDSCSVITDLEEQLTQLSQENAELNRQNFYLSKQLDEASDEREDQLQLSQEVDRLRREVADREMHLNNQKQNIETLKTTCSMLEEQVVELESLNDELLEKERQWEAWRGALEDEKSQAERRTRDLQRLLDNEKQNRLRADQRSSESRQAVELAVKEHKAEILALQQALKEQRLKAESLSDTLNDLEKKHAMLEMNARSLQQKLETERELKQRLMEEQGKLQQQMDLQKSHIFRLTQGLQDALDQTDMLKTERTDLEYQLENIQAVYSHEKVKMEGTISQQTKLIDFLQAKMDQPTKKKKGIFGRRREDVGTTTNGALAPQAQPAVPLQYGDMKMALEKERSRCAELEEALQKMRIELRSLREEAAHFKAQEHVAPSTPAQARHQILMSAIVKSPEHQPNPSSLLNPSTRCKETSTPEEKRRVTFEKFGRRVKERMHHNIPHRFTVGLNMRAAKCAVCLDTVHFGRQAATCLECHTLCHPKCSPCLPATCGLPAEYATHFSEALCREKANSPALQVKEASGHVRLEGWMKQPRNGKRGQQGWERKYVVLDGTKVSIYDTEPREDCIKVEEEFELCLPDGEVTVHGAVGASELINTAKSDIPYVLKLESHPHTTCWPGQSLYFMAPSFPDKQRWVAVLESVVAGSRGSRDKVDADAAGVSKRQKNLSPLVQKLLGNSLLKLEGDDRLDINCTMPLTDQIVLVGSEEGLYALNVIKNSLTHIPGLTSVFQIQILKELDKLLMITGEDRALCLVEIKKVKQSLSQSHLPAQPDLNPFIFETVKGCHLFSSGKIDNGTCICAAMPNKITILRHNESLNKFCIRKEIETSEPCSCIHFTGYSIIIGTNKFYEIEMKQYVLEEFLDKNDVTLASAVFAASSHSFPISIIQVTTAPQKDEYLLCFHEFGVFVDAYGRRSRNDDIKWSRLPLSFAYREPYLFVTYFNSLDVIEILGHAALGPHSYAHLDIPNPRYLGPAISSGAIYLASSYQNKLRVICCKGNLVQSQEGVGDLQRNGSGRRRKSSFFICNKS; this comes from the exons GGTCGACTCAGCCTGTGTGGGCCGCAGGGAGGATGCACTATAGGTCGGGAAGAGTTTCTGGAGGCCCTGCTGCTACTGTACCAAGAGTGCAACTCCCCAGACCTTATGAAGATACATCATGTGGCAAACTTTGTCAATAAGT TTTCGGAAATGGTCTCAGAGCTACAGGCCCTGCAGCCTTGTCTTCATGACTTTGAAGTGCGCGCAGTGGTGGGTCGTGGTCGCTTTGCTGAAGTCCAAGTAGTCCGGGAGAAGGCCACTGGGGATGTTTGTGCGCTGAAAGTCATGAACAAGACAGTTTTACGCACTCAAGAAAAT GTGGTTTTTCATGAAGAGGAGCGAAGGATCCTGGCTCTGAACAGCAGTCCCTGGATCCCACAGCTTCTCTATGCCTTCCAGGATAAAGAACATGTCTATCTG GCGATGGAGTACTTGCCAGGAGGTGACCTGATGTCCCTACTAAACAGATACGAGGATCAGTTTGATGAGTCCATGGCTCAGTTCTACTTGGCTGAGCTGGTAGAGGCTATTCATGCTGTCCACCAGCTGGGTTATGTCCACAG AGATGTCAAACCAGAGAATGTTCTCATCGATCGGACTGGTCACATTAAGCTGGCAGACTTTGGATCAGCTGCCAGGCTGACTTCTAACAGAACA GTGGCATCTCCCACAGTGCCTGTTGGGACCCAGGACTTCCTCTCCCCTGAGGTCCTGGCCGCCATGAATGGGGGCTCTCAGAGCACCTATGGGGTTGAGTGTGACTGGTGGTCCCTTGGTGTCATAGCCTATGAGATGATTTATGCCAGGTCGCCTTTTGCTGAAGGCACTTCTACCAAGACAATCCATAACATCCTCAACTACAAG CGTTTTCTTAAGTTTCCGGAGGAGCCGCGGGCCAGTAAGCAGTTTGTAGACCTGCTGCAGAGATTGCTGTGTGGAGCCAAAGAGCGACTGGGTTTCCAGGGACTCCGCTGTCATTCTTTCTTCTCCAGCGTAGACTGGAACAATTTAAGACAAG TTCTCCCGCCTTTTGTTCCTGCGTTGCACGCTGAAGATGACACCTCTAATTTTGAGGAGCCGGAGCAGGCAGCCCCCCGGCCAGCCTCAGCAGCCCAGCGAGGAGCTCTGCCAGTGGGCTTCCGGGGCCAGGATCTGCCCTTTCTAGGCTGGTTCTTCAGCAGAGCGTTGACAACATTGGCCAAAACTGA GTCAGTGTCCGCGGGCCTCAACTCTCCTGCTAAGACCAACTCCATGGAAAAGAAACTGCACCTTAAAAGCAGAGAACTACAGGAAACTCAAGACAAATGTCACAAG ATGGAGCAGGAGATCTCCAGGTTCCAGCGTAAAATGACTGACCTGGAGTCAGTACTCCACCAGAAGGATGTGGAGCTGAAGGCGTCTGAGACGCAGAGGAGCATTCTGGAGCAAGACCTCGCCACCTACATTACCGAGTGCAGC AGCCTAAAGCGAAGCCTGGAAGAGGCACGTGTGGAGGTCTCCAGAGAGGATGACAAGGCCATGCAGCTGCTGCATGACATCCGCGAACAGAGCAACAAGCTGCAGGAAATTAAAGAGCAA GAATACCATGCCCAGCTGGAGGAGATGCAGGTGACCATCAGGCAGCTGGAAGAGGACCTGTCAGCTGCCCGACGCCGCAGTGACCTCTACGAAGCTGAACTTCGAGACTCCAGGCAGACAAGTGAGGAACTGAAAAGGAAAGCTGTGGAATACCAGCAGAGAATCCAGAAG GCTAAAGAGCAGGGCAAAGCTGAGGTGGAGGAACTTCTCTCCAAACTAGAGAAG accAATTCAGAGCAGCAGGTGAAAATCCAGGAGCTCCAGGACAAATTGTCCAAG GCAGTCAAAGCGAGCACAGAAGCCACTGAGCTTCTGCAGAATGTGCGGCAGGCCAAAGAGCGGTTGGAGCGAGACCTCGAGCGCCTGCGAGGCAAAACCGACTCTAGTGACACTTTAAAACGCcgcctgagagagacagag CAGGAGGGCAGGAAGACCCTTGAAAACCAGGTAAAGAGGCTCGAGATGGTTGAGCGGCGGGAGAATAAGCTGAAAGATGACATTCAGACCAAATCCCAGCAGATCCAGCAGATGGCTGAAAAGATCCTG GAACTGGAGGAGAACCTGAGGGATGCCCAGTCGACAGCTCAGAGGATGGAAACCCAACTGGTTCAAAAGGAGAGGCTTTATGAAGACAAGATCAAG GTTCTGGAGGCTCAGATGAAGGTAGACCTGGCTGACAAAGAGAGCCTTGAGGCCAGAAGGGCCCAGCAGGAGGAAGAATCCAGGGAGAACTGCAAACTCATCAGCGAACAGAAAGCA ACTATTAACGCTATGGATTCCAAGATGAAGAACTTGGAGCAGCGCATTGCTGAGCTGTCAGAGGCTAATAAGCTGGCCGCAAACAGCAGCATCTACACCCAGAAGAATAT GAAAGCCCAGGAGGAGATGATCTCAGAGCTTCGGCAGCAAAAGTTCTATTTGGAGTCTCAGGCAGGCAAGCTAGAGGCCCAAAATGCCAAACTGGAGGAGCACCTGGAGAAGATGAGTCAACAGGAGCAGACCAAGAGGACCCGGCTGCTGGAACTGGAGAGTAGGCTGCGGGAG ATGGGCCTAGAACATGAGGAAGAGAAGTTGGAGATCAAGCGACAGGTGTCAGAGTTGACCCTCTCCTTGCAGGAGCGCGAATCCCAGATAAGCAGCCTGCAGGCTGCGCGTCTCGCCCTGGagagccagctgcagcaagcAAAGACTGAGCTGGAGGAGACCACCGctgaggctgaggaggagatcACCGCGCTCAGG AATCACAGAGATGAAATTCAGCGCAAGTTTGATGCCTTGAGAGACAGCTGCTCA GTAATCACTGACCTGGAGGAGCAGCTAACACAGCTGAGTCAGGAAAATGCTGAGTTGAACCGCCAGAACTTCTACCTGTCCAAACAGCTTGATGAAGCGTCAGATGAGAGGGAGGACCAACTGCAGCTCAGCCAGGAAGTGGACAGGCTGAGGAGGGAGGTGGCTGACCGTGAGATGCACCTCAACAACCAGaaacag AACATTGAGACACTGAAGACCACATGCAGCATGCTGGAGGAGCAGGTGGTGGAGCTGGAGTCCCTCAATGACGAGTTACTGGAGAAGGAGAGGCAGTGGGAGGCTTGGAGAGGCGCCCTGGAGGATGAAAAAAGCCAAGCTGAAAGACGCACCAGAGACTTGCAGAGGCTGTTGGACAATGAGAAGCAGAACAG GCTGCGTGCAGACCAGCGCAGCTCTGAATCTCGCCAGGCAGTAGAACTGGCAGTCAAAGAGCACAAAGCTGAGATACTGGCCTTACAGCAGGCCTTGAAGGAGCAGAGACTGAAGGCTGAAAGTCTGTCTGATACT CTCAATGATCTGGAGAAGAAACACGCCATGCTAGAGATGAACGCCCGCAGCTTACAGCAGAAActggagacggagagagaactAAAACAGAGGCTGATGGAAGAG CAGgggaagctgcagcagcagatggaCCTTCAGAAGAGCCACATATTCCGTCTGACCCAAGGCCTGCAGGATGCCCTGGACCAGACCGACATGCTCAAGACTGAGAGGACCGATCTGGAGTACCAGCTGGAGAATATACAG GCTGTATATTCTCATGAGAAGGTGAAGATGGAGGGGACCATCTCCCAGCAGACCAAACTCATTGATTTCCTTCAGGCCAAAATGGATCAGCCCACCAAGAAAAAGAAG GGTATATTCGGGCGGCGGCGGGAGGATGTAGGCACCACAACTAATGGGGCACTGGCTCCCCAGGCCCAGCCGGCCGTTCCCCTGCAATACGGTGACATGAAAATGGCTTTGGAGAAGGAGCGCTCAAGGTgtgcagagctggaggaggctcTGCAGAAGATGAGAATAGAGCTACGATCCCTTAGAGAAGAGG CAGCTCATTTCAAAGCCCAGGAACACGTGGCTCCTTCCACGCCGGCCCAGGCTCGTCATCAAATCCTCATGTCAGCTATTGTCAAATCCCCAGAACATCAACCCAATCCTAGCAGCCTGCTCAACCCCTCCACCCGCTGCAAGGAGACCTCCACACCTGAAG AAAAGAGGAGGGTCACCTTTGAAA AGTTTGGTCGACGTGTGAAAGAGAGAATGCACCACAACATTCCTCATCGCTTCACTGTGGGCCTCAACATGAGGGCTGCCAAGTGTGCCGTCTGCCTGGACACTGTGCATTTTGGACGACAGGCTGCCACTTGTCTAG AGTGTCATACCCTGTGTCACCCTAAATGCTCACCATGTCTCCCAGCCACCTGCGGTCTGCCAGCTGAGTATGCCACCCACTTTTCAGAGGCCTTGTGCCGAGAAAAGGCAAACTCCCCTGCACTGCAGGTCAAAGAGGCCAGTGGGCATGTTCGTTTGGAGGGATGGATGAAGCAACCTAG AAATGGCAAGCGTGGTCAGCAGGGCTGGGAGAGGAAATATGTGGTGCTGGATGGAACTAAAGTATCAATCTATGATACTGAGCCCAGAGAAG ACTGTATAAAAGTTGAGGAGGAGTTTGAGCTCTGCCTGCCTGATGGAGAGGTGACTGTTCATGGAGCTGTTGGAGCCTCAGAGCTCATCAACACTGCCAAGTCAG ACATCCCGTATGTGCTGAAGCTCGAGTCACATCCCCACACCACCTGCTGGCCAGGACAGTCCCTCTACTTCATGGCTCCCAGCTTCCCTGACAAGCAGCGCTGGGTGGCTGTACTGGAGTCTGTGGTGGCTGGTAGTCGTGGATCTAGagacaaagttgatgctgatgct GCAGGTGTTTCTAAAAGACAGAAGAACCTATCTCCTCTGGTTCAG AAACTTCTCGGCAACTCTCTGCTGAAGCTGGAGGGTGATGACCGTTTGGACATCAACTGCACTATGCCTCTCACCGACCAG ATCGTGTTGGTTGGCTCTGAGGAGGGTTTGTATGCTCTAAACGTCATAAAGAACTCTTTGACCCACATCCCCGGGCTGACCTCCGTCTTCCAGATCCAGATCCTGAAGGAGCTTGATAAGCTGCTGATGATCACTG GAGAAGACAGGGCTTTGTGTCTGGTGGAGATCAAGAAGGTGAAACAATCCTTGTCGCAGTCCCATCTCCCAGCTCAGCCAGACCTCAACCCCTTCATCTTTGAGACAGTCAAGGGATGCCACCTCTTCTCCTCTGGAAAG ATCGATAATGGGACCTGTATCTGTGCTGCTATGCCCAATAAGATTACAATTCTGCGACATAATGAAAGTCTGAACAAATTTTGCATCAGAAAG GAGATTGAGACATCAGAGCCCTGCAGCTGTATTCACTTCACTGGCTACAGTATCATTATCGGCACCAACAAGTTCTATGAGATTGAGATGAAGCAGTATGTGCTGGAAG AGTTCCTGGATAAAAACGATGTGACACTAGCTTCAGCAGTCTTTGCCGCGTCCTCCCACAGCTTCCCCATCTCCATCATCCAGGTCACCACAGCTCCTCAGAAAGACGAATACCTgctctgtttccatg AGTTCGGCGTGTTTGTGGACGCTTATGGCCGCAGGAGTAGAAATGATGATATCAAATGGAGCCGCCTGCCTCTCTCGTTCG CCTACAGAGAACCCTACCTGTTTGTGACCTACTTCAACTCTCTGGATGTTATTGAAATTCTGGGACACGCTGCTCTGGG GCCCCACTCATATGCACACCTGGATATTCCTAACCCACGCTACCTTGGCCCAGCCATCTCCTCTGGAGCCATCTACCTGGCCTCTTCCTACCAGAACAAATTACGGGTCATTTGCTGTAAGGGCAACCTGGTCCAGAGCCAGGAGGGCGTAGGAGACCTGCAGCGAAACGGCTCCGGACGCAG GAGGAAGAGTTCATTTTTTATCTGTAACAAATCCTGA